From the genome of Persephonella sp., one region includes:
- the argJ gene encoding bifunctional glutamate N-acetyltransferase/amino-acid acetyltransferase ArgJ: protein MDIKMGVAKAGIKPSGDYDILVLKFKPSVYSLVLTQNSLAAAPVIYDRNLREKTDKISAIVVNSGNANAATGEQGLKNAIQMAQLTSQLLDIPDDQTFVFSTGVIGVQLPMEKVEKGIKQACENLTELDLELAAKAISTTDSFQKYYTLSDQIDGKAFQIIGIAKGAGMIHPSMATMLAYIFTDVKIEKNILDEIMKEVTEKSFNSIDVDGCESTNDSFLVVATREGELEITEKNKEIFKEKLLEVATQLAKMIVKDGEGATKLIQINVHQASSEEEAKKIGEAIALSNLFKTAMFGNDPNWGRILSAVGQLHLNIDFSKVKLYIGDFLIYDGEPTDYDRQKAEEYLKNNTEVKIDLYLGRGDKNWTYYTCDLTYKYVEINAEYTT from the coding sequence ATGGATATAAAAATGGGTGTTGCTAAAGCAGGAATAAAACCTTCTGGAGATTACGATATTCTTGTTTTAAAATTTAAACCTTCTGTTTATAGCCTTGTCCTTACCCAAAACTCCCTTGCAGCAGCACCTGTCATTTATGACAGAAACCTTAGAGAAAAAACAGATAAAATCTCTGCAATTGTTGTAAATAGTGGAAATGCTAATGCCGCAACAGGAGAACAGGGATTAAAGAATGCAATCCAAATGGCACAACTGACTTCACAGCTTTTAGATATTCCAGATGACCAGACTTTTGTTTTTTCAACAGGGGTTATAGGTGTTCAACTTCCTATGGAAAAGGTTGAAAAAGGAATAAAACAGGCCTGTGAAAACCTTACAGAACTTGACCTTGAACTTGCAGCAAAGGCAATATCCACAACAGATAGTTTTCAAAAATACTACACTTTATCAGACCAGATAGACGGAAAAGCATTTCAAATTATTGGCATAGCTAAAGGGGCAGGGATGATACATCCTTCAATGGCAACAATGCTTGCTTATATATTTACAGATGTAAAAATTGAAAAAAACATCCTTGATGAAATAATGAAAGAAGTCACAGAAAAAAGCTTTAATTCAATAGATGTTGATGGTTGTGAAAGCACAAATGATAGCTTTTTGGTAGTGGCAACAAGGGAAGGTGAACTTGAGATAACAGAAAAAAATAAGGAAATTTTCAAAGAAAAACTTCTTGAAGTAGCTACCCAGCTAGCAAAAATGATTGTCAAGGATGGAGAAGGTGCAACAAAACTAATACAGATTAATGTCCATCAGGCATCTTCAGAAGAAGAAGCAAAGAAAATAGGAGAGGCTATAGCACTTTCAAATCTGTTTAAAACTGCAATGTTTGGAAATGACCCAAACTGGGGAAGAATTCTTTCTGCTGTAGGACAGCTTCATCTGAATATAGATTTTTCAAAAGTGAAACTGTATATCGGAGATTTTCTCATATATGATGGTGAACCTACAGACTACGATAGACAAAAAGCAGAAGAGTATCTAAAAAACAATACTGAAGTCAAAATAGACCTATATCTTGGTAGAGGTGATAAAAACTGGACTTATTACACTTGTGACCTCACATACAAATATGTTGAAATTAATGCAGAATATACGACATAA
- a CDS encoding 2-isopropylmalate synthase, producing MEKEKIIIFDTTLRDGEQAPGFSMTVEEKITMAQQLEKLGVDVIEAGFAAASQGDFEAINSIAKTVKEPIVCSLARALEADIEKAGEALAPAERKRIHTFIATSPIHMQYKLKMTPEQVLERAVSAVKFARNFTDDVEFSAEDAFRSERDFLFKVFEAVIDAGARTINVPDTVGYAIPDEFGQLIADIKNNVPNIDKAIISVHCHNDLGLAVANSLSAIKNGARQAHVTINGIGERAGNAALEEVVMAIKVRKDYFKDVYTTVNTKEIYKTSRLLCRITGSFVQPNKAIVGDNAFAHEAGIHQHGLLAHRETYEIMRAEDVGVPESKIVLGKHSGRHAFKTRLEELGYKNLTEAEIDHLFKKFKELADKKKEVFDEDIEALLLEELFKSYEEVKLIYFHVLSGNKAIPSSTIKIEKDGEEIISTSSGDGPIDSALKALEKALGITGRLKDYTIRSLSAGKDAMGEVRVVVDFGGTISSGKGTSTDIIEASVKAYLDAYNRYLARKIFLEKRITEGI from the coding sequence ATGGAAAAAGAAAAAATAATAATATTTGATACAACTTTGAGAGACGGTGAACAGGCTCCTGGATTTTCTATGACAGTTGAAGAAAAAATAACTATGGCACAACAACTTGAAAAACTTGGAGTAGATGTTATAGAAGCAGGTTTTGCTGCAGCATCACAGGGGGATTTTGAGGCAATAAATTCAATAGCAAAAACAGTTAAAGAACCAATTGTATGTTCACTTGCAAGGGCACTTGAAGCGGATATTGAAAAAGCAGGTGAAGCCCTTGCACCTGCAGAAAGAAAAAGAATTCATACTTTTATAGCAACTTCTCCTATACATATGCAATATAAGCTTAAAATGACACCGGAACAGGTATTGGAAAGAGCTGTTTCAGCGGTAAAATTCGCAAGAAATTTTACAGATGATGTTGAGTTTTCAGCAGAGGATGCATTCAGGTCAGAAAGGGATTTTCTATTCAAAGTGTTTGAAGCTGTTATAGATGCTGGAGCAAGGACAATAAACGTTCCCGATACTGTAGGATATGCAATTCCTGATGAATTTGGGCAGTTAATAGCTGATATTAAAAATAATGTTCCAAATATAGATAAAGCTATTATATCTGTTCATTGCCACAATGACCTTGGGCTTGCTGTTGCAAACTCCCTATCCGCAATAAAAAATGGTGCAAGACAGGCACATGTAACAATTAACGGTATCGGAGAAAGAGCCGGTAATGCTGCCCTTGAAGAAGTTGTTATGGCAATAAAAGTTAGAAAAGATTACTTCAAAGATGTTTATACTACAGTAAACACAAAAGAAATCTATAAAACGAGCAGACTGCTTTGCAGGATTACAGGTAGTTTTGTTCAACCTAATAAGGCAATTGTTGGAGATAATGCTTTTGCCCATGAGGCAGGTATCCACCAGCATGGTTTACTTGCCCATAGAGAAACCTATGAAATAATGCGAGCCGAAGATGTAGGAGTTCCTGAATCTAAAATAGTTTTAGGTAAACACTCAGGAAGACATGCATTTAAAACAAGACTTGAAGAGCTGGGATACAAAAATCTAACAGAAGCAGAAATAGACCATCTATTCAAAAAGTTCAAAGAGCTTGCAGATAAGAAAAAAGAAGTGTTTGATGAAGATATAGAAGCACTGCTTCTTGAAGAATTATTTAAAAGCTATGAAGAAGTTAAACTTATTTATTTCCATGTTTTAAGTGGAAATAAAGCAATCCCATCGTCAACTATAAAAATTGAAAAAGATGGAGAGGAAATAATATCAACCTCTTCAGGAGATGGTCCTATAGACAGTGCTTTAAAAGCCCTTGAAAAAGCACTGGGTATAACCGGAAGGCTTAAGGATTATACGATCCGTTCTTTAAGTGCAGGTAAAGACGCAATGGGAGAGGTTAGAGTGGTTGTTGATTTTGGAGGAACAATCAGCTCAGGAAAAGGAACATCTACCGATATTATAGAAGCAAGTGTTAAAGCCTATCTTGATGCTTATAACAGATATCTTGCCAGAAAAATATTCCTTGAAAAAAGAATTACAGAAGGCATTTAA